The DNA segment GAAGCAAGAGATCATATCCGTGAGGGTGTGTCGAAGCTGGCCAGCGCGGTAAAGATAACGCTCGGGCCATGCGGAAAGAACGTGATCATCGAGAAGAGCTTCGGTTCGCCGACGGTTACGAAAGACGGTGTGACGGTTGCGAAGGAAGTCGAGCTTGAAGACGCCTATGAGAATATGGGCGCCCAGATGGTGAAGGAAGTTGCGTCGAAGACGTCGAACGTGGCTGGTGACGGTACGACGACGGCTACGATTTTGGGCGAAGCGATCTATCTGCAGGGTTTGAAGAACGTTACGGCCGGTGCGAACGCGATGCAGGTCAAGCGCGGCATCGACAAGGCGGTTGACGCGTTGACGCGTGAGCTGGCGAACATGAGCATACAGGTCGATTCGAGCAAGCAGGTCGAGCAGGTTGCGACATGCTCGGCAAACCAGGATGCGACGATCGGCAAGGTCATGGCTGAGGCTATGGAAAAGGTCGGCAAGGACGGCGTGATCACGGTCGAAGAGGGTCAGTCGCTGGAAACGACGGTCGAGCTGGTAGAGGGCATGCAGTTCGATAAGGGTTACATCAGTCCGCATTTCGTAACTAACACTGAGAACATGACTTGCGTTCTAGAAAAGCCTTACGTGCTGATATTCGAGAAGAAGATCAACTCTGTGAAGGCGCTGGTTCCGCTGCTGGAGAAGGTGGCGAAGCAGAACCGTCCGCTGCTGATCATCGCAGAGGATATCGAAGGTGAAGCGCTGGCGACGCTGGTAGTGAACAAGCTTCGCGGCGTGCTGAACATCGCGGCAGTGAAAGCTCCGGGATTCGGCGACAGGCGTAAGGCTCTGCTGCAGGACATCGCGCTGCTGACAGGCGGCGAGGCGATATTCGAGGATCTTGGTCTGCAGCTCGAAAAGGTCGATATTACGCAGCTCGGTCAGGCAAAGCGGATCACGATCGACAAGGATACGACGACGATCGTCGAGGGCGCTGGCAGCACAGAGGATATCCAGGCGAGAATCGCACAGATCAAGAATCAGATCGATGCGAGCACTAGCGATTATGATATCGAGAAGCTGCAGGAAAGGCTCGCGAAGCTGGCAGGCGGCGTTGCTCAGATCAATGTTGGTGCTGCGACCGAAGCAGAGATGAAGGAAAAGAAGGCACGCGTGGAAGACGCACTGCATGCCTGCCGGGCGGCTGTTGAAGAAGGTATTCTGCCGGGCGGCGGCGTTAGCAGCCTGAGAGCGCTGGGCGCACTGGATAAGGTCGAGTGCGTTGGCGATGAGGGCATCGGCGTGGATATCGTTCGCAGAGCGGTAGTTGCTCCGATCAAGCAGATCGCGACGAATGCGGGGCTTGACGGGTCGATCGTGGCTCAGAAGGTGATGGAATCGAAGGATACGAACTTCGGTTACAATGCCTTGACGAAGGAATACGGCGATATGATCGAGTTCGGCGTGATCGTTCCGACGAAGGTCGAGCGGACGGCGCTGCAGAACGGTGCTTCGATCGCATCTCTGCTGCTGACGACAGACGCGCTGGTCACTGAGATCCCGGAAGAGAAAAAGGGCGGCGGTGCCGGAGCAGGCATGCCTCCTATGTAATTCGGTAATATAAAGGAGCGTCCCGTCGCGGGGCGCTCCATACTTTTTTGAAAGCGGACCGAAATGTTTTTCAGGTTCAGTACAAACCGGTTTTCACAGGCGACGAACAGTATAGCGGCGACGGTGTTTATTGTGGGGATGCTGCTATTGGGGTTCAGTCTGTTCATTTTCGCTGTGCCCGAGCTGATCGGCTATATTGTGGCGGCACTGTTTTTCCTGGCGGGAGTGAGCGTGCTGGGGTATGCGGTGCGGCTGTTTATCATGGCGCATCAGTTCAACCGCAGGATGGGGCAGGACAGAGGAGACCGGTCATATCGGCGGAACGTGGAGATCCATGTGCCGGATGAGGATCGGGACTACTAGAGCCCGAATCTGCTGCAGAACAGGGATTTTCATCAATCTCAGCACTGGAAATGGGTGTATGTGCATTTAATTTCGGATCGTGTGAAAACACAGAGCCCGATATAATGGGGGATTTTGCCGGCGTGAAGGCGGCTGAGCGTGTTTAACCAAGCCTTCCATACGGCCTATCACTTACTGCGAAAGCGGCAAAAGACCATTTTTTTCTTGCAGTAGAAATATTTCCTGCTATAATCATTCTAACACGAAACATTCTTGCTGGAAGCAAGTATAGTGTTACCCTGCCTCACTTAATCATTATTTATTGTCCGAGGCGAGTCTGTAGACACTACTTGACATAGATAGGAAATAGAATTGAGCGAACTGACACAAATACAAGAACATACAGCACCCAGGCGGAGCTTTCTGGATTCGTACAGGGGTCGGATAATGATCGCGCTGAGGCGGATATCGCACTTCGAGGACCAGTATTCCAAGAAGCTCTCTGCTGAGTACAATGTGACCGGGCCGCAGCTTCTTTGTCTGCATATTCTGGCTCACAGTCCCGAGATGACGCTTTCGCAGCTCAGCAAGGTGGCCAGCCAGAGTGGAAGCACGACCAACGGCATCGTTGACAGGCTGGAGATGAAGGGTCTGGCGAGGCGCGAGAGACAGACGACTGATCGCAGGAAGGTGATCATTCGACTGACAGAGAAGGGAAAGCAGTTTGCGCAGGATTCTTCGCTGGTGCTGCAGGACAAATTGAATCATGCAATATCTGAACTGCCCGAGCTGAAGCAGGCGACAATGGCAGAATCGTTAGAAGAAATCGTCAAGCTGATGGGCGCCGAATGACGGCCGGCCCCGCTTGAAGTTTTATTAAACAGCTAGTTATCTGGGAGAGATATAACTTATGAAAGCCCTGACAAACAGACAGAAGGAAATGGTTAACATTATTGACGATGACGCTTGCGGCTCGAATTGGCGCGACTGGAAGTGGCAGATCCGTCATTCTGTTAAGGACCTGGACACCTTTGAAGAGCTTCTGGGCACAAAACTTTCCGACGAGGAGAGAGAGAAGTTCAAGAAGGTAACCGAAAAGTTCCCGATGAGTGTTACGCCTTATTACATGTCGCTCATCGACACGGAAGATATGCATAACGACCCGGTGTTCAAGCAGGCGTTCCCGGCGATGTCCGAGATGACGCTGCAGAAATGCGAAATGTCGGACCCGCTGAGCGAAGACAAGGACAGCCCGGTGGAGGGCATTACGCACAGGTACCCGGACAGGGTGCTGTTTCTGGTGAGTAATGTCTGCTCGATGTACTGCCGCCACTGTACTCGTAAGAGGCGTGTGGGCGATGTCGATTTCATTCCGGACCGCACAGTGATGCGCAAGGGCATCGACTACATCAAAGAAACGCCTCAGGTTCGCGACGTTCTGCTGAGCGGCGGCGATCCTTTCATGCTGGACAACGATCTGCTTGACTGGGTGCTGAGTGAACTGCATAAAATCGAGCATGTCGAGGTGATCCGCATCGGTACGAGGATGCCGGTTGTGCTGCCGTATCGTATTAACGACGGACTGATCGATGTGCTGAAGAAGTATCCGCCGATCTGGATCAATACGCATTTCAATCATCCGCGTGAGATTACTTCGTCTTCGCGTCAGGCGCTGAAGAAACTGGCGGACGCAGGTATTCCGCTCGGTAACCAGTCGGTACTGCTGGCGGGTGTGAACGACTGTCCGCGTATAATGAAGGCGCTGGTGCACAAGCTGGTGGCGAACAGGGTTCGTCCTTACTATCTGTACCAGTGCGACCTGTCGGAAGGTCTGTCGCACTTCCGTACGCCGGTGGGCAAGGGCATCGAGATCATGGAAAGCCTGATCGGTCATACGAGCGGATTTGCAGTTCCGACGTATGTGATCGACGCACCGGGCGGCGGTGGTAAGATCCCGGTTACGCCGAACTACCTGGTATCGTGGTCGACGAACAAGGTCGTGCTGCGAAACTATGAGGGCGTGATCACGACTTACAAGGAGCCGGACTCGTATGAGCCGTGGTTCTGTAACCGTGAATGCGGCGACTGTAAGCTGACGCTGAAGCTGGAGGATGCGAGCGAGCACAAGTGCGTTGGTATCGGCAAGCTGCTTTCTGATCACGACAAGACTATTTCGCTGGTACCTGAGAACAACAGCAGACACGAGCGAAGAGACTAAATCCGTTTTTTAGAAACTGGTTCGAATTTGCGGGACGAAGCCTGCCAAGCGATGGCGGCGAGTTCCGATGATTTGCAAAAATGGCGGGCAGTCGGTGAGGTGGCCGGCTGCCCGTGTTTATGTGGTTCAGCTAAGGAGAGGCAATGGCAGTCTTTGACTATGTAATTTTCGGCTTGTATATGTGTGCTGTGCTGGGGGTGGGCTTTTATCACTTTCGCCGGAATACTGACAGGGACGATTATTACGTAGGCGGCCGGGCGATCAAGCCGCACCATGTCGGGCTTTCGATCGTGGCGACGGACGTGGGGGGAGGATTTTCGATCGGCCTGGGCGGTGTCGGGTTCATGATGGGGCTGGCGGGCAGCTGGCTGCTGTTTACGGGTCTTGTGGGAGCGTGGCTCAGCGCGGTGCTGATCATACCGAAGGTTAAGAAGCTTGACGCGAAGCATTCGATGATGACGTATCCGGATTTTCTGCGGCGCAGGTACGGGCCTACGGTCGCACTGCTGGCGGCGCTGATCAGCGGGATAGGTTATCTGGGATTTACGGGTGGACAGATCCTGGCGGGTGCGAAACTGGCGGCGGGGACGATATTCACCGAGGCGCCGTTCGGCATGGACCCGATCAACTTTTCGCTGTACGTGATCGCGGTCATTACTGTGCTGTATACGGTGGTAGGCGGGCTGAAGGCGGTGATATATACGGACACAGTTCAGTGGCTGATACTGCTGGGCGGGCTGATCCTTGTCACGGTTCCGGCGACGTTTATGCAGATCGGCGGATGGGGCGCTCTGCGGGCTGAACTGCCTAAGGAATATTTCAATTTGACGAATATTGATTCTTCAACGTTCATCAACTGGATGGTCACGATCATACCGATCTGGCTGATCGCGATGACGCTGTATCAGAGAATGTACGCGTGCAAGGATGAGAAGGACGCTAAGAAGGCGTGGTATATTGCGGGGATATTCGAGTATCCGATCATGGCGTTTACGGGAGTAATCCTGGGCATGTGTGCACGGGTGGTATTTCCCGAGGCGGAGCCAGAGATGGCGATGCCGATGCTGATCAAGGATGTGCTGCCGATCGGTGTGACGGGTATTGTGATAGCGGCGTATTTCAGTGCGATCATGTCTACGGCGGACAGTTGTCTGATGGCGTCGAGCGGTAATTTCGTTAACGATATAATCGAAAGGTATTTCTGCCCGAGTATCAGCGATAAGGGACTTATGCGGCTTTCGCAGGTGGTTACGCTTGTGATCGGAGCGACCGCGGTTATACTTGCAGCGCAGTCGGAGCAGGTGCTCGATGCGATAATGACGGCGTATGGATTTATGGTTTCGGGGCTGTTCGTGCCCACGCTGGGGGCGTACTTCTGGAAGCGGAGTACGGGTCTGGCGGCAGGGACGGGGATGCTTGGCGGCGGAATAACATACTTGCTGCTGGAATTTGGAGCGATCGAGAAACTGGCGCAGAGATTTGAATGGTCCAGTTGGCTGTCGCTGTCCGAAAAGATGACAGCGTTGGATCTGGACCCGACGTGCTATGGTATCGCGGTTTCGGCGGTACTGTTTGTGGTACTTTCTCTATTTGGGCCGCAAAGACAAGTCGAACTCAGTGACAGCGATTCGGAAGACGGTGATGCCGGCACGGCTGCGGCTTAGAGATCGAAGAACAATAAAGCAATTTAATGAGAGAAACAGAATGAGTTTTGACAAGACTGAAATTCTTAGAAATTCACTGATCCAGCACGGCAAGAGCAGTGATCGTGTATATTTGATGAAACTGGCGGAGCAGGATCTGCCGGACATTATCGGCGATATTGAAGAGCTGGCGAAGAAGAACGGTTATACCAAGATATTCGTGAAGGTGCCGATGAAGCTTGGGGTCGACTTCCTCTCGCGCGGTTACGTGACCGAGGCGACTGTGCCGGACTTTTATGACGGCAGCGAGAAGGCGGTATTTCTGGCGAAATATTTCGATGAACGCAGAAGCAACGATCCAAATGTGAAGGTCATCGCTCAGAATCTCAAGCTGGCGAAGGAAAAGGCAGGTACGGCGAAGAATATCGTGATCGAGCCCGAGCTGGACATAGGCAGGACGACGGATCAGGATTTCGATGAGATGGCGGAAGTATATAAGACCGTTTTCGCGACGTATCCGTTCCCGATACATGATCCGGCATACCTGAAGGAGACGGCTGAAAGTCATGTGCAGTACTACGCGGTGCGGGTTGACGGGAAGATCGCGGCGCTTGCTTCGTCCGAGATGGACGTGAAAGGCAAGAATTCGGAAATGACGGACTTTGCAACTTTGCCGGAGTTTCGCAAGAAAGGGTTGGCGAAGAAGCTGCTGACGACGATGGAAAAGGACATGCAGGAGCAGGGACTGAAAATGGCCTATACGATCGCGCGGGCGATGTCGCCGGGGATGAATATCACGTTCTCGCAGCTCGGGTACGAGTTCGGCGGGACGCTGGTGAACAATACGGCGATCTGCGGACAGATCGAGAGCATGAACGTGTGGTACAAGAAGCTGTAGGCTGTCTGAAACCAATATTTTAGTTGGAAAACCTCAAGGTTCGCGTGTTTTGGCGCGGGCCTTTTTTGTGCGCAGGGGCTGATTAGTACAGTGATGCTTATTGACATACATGGTTTGCGGCCTTAAACTTAGGGCTTGATGCCGGGTCGTATTAGCCCTTATGTGAGGCTTTGCGGCTTGCGGTGATGGAACAATGACTTTGGTTTATATTGGAGCACGGCATGGATCCTTCTATTTTTAAGGCGTATGACATCAGAGGTCTTTATCCTGAGCAGCTTGACGAGGAGTCGGCCTGGAAGATAGGTTACGGAACGGCGCAGTTCCTTCGTTCGCTCTTGCGTGGATACGAAAGAGGCATGGCAAATGCTCAGTCACTGTGCGTGGGACATGATATGCGGAAACACAGCCCGGTGCTGGTGGATGCTCTTATTCGGGGCATGAATGCTACGGGGGCGAATGTGATCGATATCGGGATGATCGATACGCCGCAGATGTATTTCGCGATCAATCATCTGGGTACGTGCGGCGGAGTGCAGGTTACGGCATCGCACAATCCGGCGCAGTATAACGGTTTCAAGATATCTGGTCTGGAGGCTAAGCCGATCGGCGGAGATACCGGGCTGAAGGATATCAAACATATCGCGACAGCGTTGCTGCATACAAAGGGCAGGCTCGACGGCTCGGTCGAGAAATGCACGCTTTGGGATGCTTACCGGCAGCATGTTCTGAAGTTCCTGAATCCGAAAGTCAAGGGCCTCAAGATCGCGGTGGACGCGTCGAATGGTATGGCAGGCAAGAGTGTGCCGGAGCTGTTTGGTGATGTTCCGGTTGATATACTGCCGATAAATTTCAAGCATGACGGTACTTTCAAGCATGAGCCCAACCCGCTGGTCGAAGCGAATCTGGCGGAGCTCAAGCAAACAGTGGTCGAAAACGGCTGCGACTGCGGGATATGTTTTGACGGCG comes from the Anaerohalosphaera lusitana genome and includes:
- the groL gene encoding chaperonin GroEL (60 kDa chaperone family; promotes refolding of misfolded polypeptides especially under stressful conditions; forms two stacked rings of heptamers to form a barrel-shaped 14mer; ends can be capped by GroES; misfolded proteins enter the barrel where they are refolded when GroES binds); amino-acid sequence: MAAKKIAFNSEARDHIREGVSKLASAVKITLGPCGKNVIIEKSFGSPTVTKDGVTVAKEVELEDAYENMGAQMVKEVASKTSNVAGDGTTTATILGEAIYLQGLKNVTAGANAMQVKRGIDKAVDALTRELANMSIQVDSSKQVEQVATCSANQDATIGKVMAEAMEKVGKDGVITVEEGQSLETTVELVEGMQFDKGYISPHFVTNTENMTCVLEKPYVLIFEKKINSVKALVPLLEKVAKQNRPLLIIAEDIEGEALATLVVNKLRGVLNIAAVKAPGFGDRRKALLQDIALLTGGEAIFEDLGLQLEKVDITQLGQAKRITIDKDTTTIVEGAGSTEDIQARIAQIKNQIDASTSDYDIEKLQERLAKLAGGVAQINVGAATEAEMKEKKARVEDALHACRAAVEEGILPGGGVSSLRALGALDKVECVGDEGIGVDIVRRAVVAPIKQIATNAGLDGSIVAQKVMESKDTNFGYNALTKEYGDMIEFGVIVPTKVERTALQNGASIASLLLTTDALVTEIPEEKKGGGAGAGMPPM
- a CDS encoding MarR family winged helix-turn-helix transcriptional regulator codes for the protein MSELTQIQEHTAPRRSFLDSYRGRIMIALRRISHFEDQYSKKLSAEYNVTGPQLLCLHILAHSPEMTLSQLSKVASQSGSTTNGIVDRLEMKGLARRERQTTDRRKVIIRLTEKGKQFAQDSSLVLQDKLNHAISELPELKQATMAESLEEIVKLMGAE
- the ablA gene encoding lysine 2,3-aminomutase; translated protein: MKALTNRQKEMVNIIDDDACGSNWRDWKWQIRHSVKDLDTFEELLGTKLSDEEREKFKKVTEKFPMSVTPYYMSLIDTEDMHNDPVFKQAFPAMSEMTLQKCEMSDPLSEDKDSPVEGITHRYPDRVLFLVSNVCSMYCRHCTRKRRVGDVDFIPDRTVMRKGIDYIKETPQVRDVLLSGGDPFMLDNDLLDWVLSELHKIEHVEVIRIGTRMPVVLPYRINDGLIDVLKKYPPIWINTHFNHPREITSSSRQALKKLADAGIPLGNQSVLLAGVNDCPRIMKALVHKLVANRVRPYYLYQCDLSEGLSHFRTPVGKGIEIMESLIGHTSGFAVPTYVIDAPGGGGKIPVTPNYLVSWSTNKVVLRNYEGVITTYKEPDSYEPWFCNRECGDCKLTLKLEDASEHKCVGIGKLLSDHDKTISLVPENNSRHERRD
- a CDS encoding sodium:solute symporter family protein, which translates into the protein MAVFDYVIFGLYMCAVLGVGFYHFRRNTDRDDYYVGGRAIKPHHVGLSIVATDVGGGFSIGLGGVGFMMGLAGSWLLFTGLVGAWLSAVLIIPKVKKLDAKHSMMTYPDFLRRRYGPTVALLAALISGIGYLGFTGGQILAGAKLAAGTIFTEAPFGMDPINFSLYVIAVITVLYTVVGGLKAVIYTDTVQWLILLGGLILVTVPATFMQIGGWGALRAELPKEYFNLTNIDSSTFINWMVTIIPIWLIAMTLYQRMYACKDEKDAKKAWYIAGIFEYPIMAFTGVILGMCARVVFPEAEPEMAMPMLIKDVLPIGVTGIVIAAYFSAIMSTADSCLMASSGNFVNDIIERYFCPSISDKGLMRLSQVVTLVIGATAVILAAQSEQVLDAIMTAYGFMVSGLFVPTLGAYFWKRSTGLAAGTGMLGGGITYLLLEFGAIEKLAQRFEWSSWLSLSEKMTALDLDPTCYGIAVSAVLFVVLSLFGPQRQVELSDSDSEDGDAGTAAA
- the ablB gene encoding putative beta-lysine N-acetyltransferase; this encodes MSFDKTEILRNSLIQHGKSSDRVYLMKLAEQDLPDIIGDIEELAKKNGYTKIFVKVPMKLGVDFLSRGYVTEATVPDFYDGSEKAVFLAKYFDERRSNDPNVKVIAQNLKLAKEKAGTAKNIVIEPELDIGRTTDQDFDEMAEVYKTVFATYPFPIHDPAYLKETAESHVQYYAVRVDGKIAALASSEMDVKGKNSEMTDFATLPEFRKKGLAKKLLTTMEKDMQEQGLKMAYTIARAMSPGMNITFSQLGYEFGGTLVNNTAICGQIESMNVWYKKL
- a CDS encoding phosphomannomutase/phosphoglucomutase — protein: MDPSIFKAYDIRGLYPEQLDEESAWKIGYGTAQFLRSLLRGYERGMANAQSLCVGHDMRKHSPVLVDALIRGMNATGANVIDIGMIDTPQMYFAINHLGTCGGVQVTASHNPAQYNGFKISGLEAKPIGGDTGLKDIKHIATALLHTKGRLDGSVEKCTLWDAYRQHVLKFLNPKVKGLKIAVDASNGMAGKSVPELFGDVPVDILPINFKHDGTFKHEPNPLVEANLAELKQTVVENGCDCGICFDGDADRLIMVDEKGQTIGCDLLTALMVPYFLERNPGSAIVYDLRSSHVVQEEIIKHGGTPRRERVGHAFMKKTLRDSHAVFGGELSGHFYYKDNFYADSGMITLVHVLNILGTSDKKISELIDPLRRYYSSGEINFEVEDKAAAMKELAKVYASGKIDDLDGITIQFKDWWFNCRPSNTEPLLRLNVEASTDEQLDKVLTDIEGILGKPVAH